The following proteins are co-located in the Micromonospora coriariae genome:
- a CDS encoding nitrate reductase subunit alpha, whose amino-acid sequence MVRTRRYFTKGTVSEDLRTLTKRGGRQADDFYRDRWSHDKVVRSTHGVNCTGSCSWKVYVKDGIITWETQQTDYPSVGPDSPEYEPRGCPRGAAFSWYTYSPTRVRYPYVRGVLLQMFREGKSQHDGDPVRAWEHIVENPQRAKAYKSARGKGGLVRATWEEACEIVAAAHVHTIKKYGPDRVAGFSPIPAMSMVSHASGARFVNLVGGSMLSFYDWYADLPVASPQVFGDQTDVPESGDWWNAGYLIMWGSNLPVTRTPDAHWMTEARYRGQKVIAVAPDYADNVKFADEWLPARPGTDGALAMAMGHVVLKEFFVDRQTPYFTEYVKTYTDLPYLVKLDDAGDGAFTAGKFLTAADLASAGAAQENAAFKTVLIDARTGEPVVPNGSLGHRFGDAGIGRWNLELGDVDPQLSLLEGAEETVLVQMPRFDTADGAAADLPRGVPVRRVNGHLVTTVFDLLLAQYGVGRDGLPGQWARGYDDADAPYTPAWQEVITGVRASTAARIGREFAANAEESRGRSMIVMGAGTNHWFHSDTIYRAFLTLTNLTGCQGVNGGGWAHYVGQEKVRPITGYTQIANALDWSRPPRNMIQTAFWYLHTNQFRYDQFGADTLAATTGKGQLAGKSTADVIAQSARMGWMPSYPTFDRNPLDLADDAAAAGKPVGAYVVEQLKSGELDFAGEDPDAPQNYPRILSIWRANLLGSSGKGNEYFLKHLLGTDSSIRATETPEDQRPVDVTWRDEAPEGKLDLLMTIDFRQTSTTIFSDVVLPAATWYEKHDLNTTDMHPFVHSFNPAIAPPWQTRTDWDAWQSIAAKFSELAATHLGVRKDVVAVPLTHDTADAMANPHGVVRDWKMGECEPIPGVTMPKLVEVERDYGAIAEKMNALGPLVDTLGATTKGVTFELGKEVDYLRRKNGAVRGGVADGRPSLKKDVNVCEAILAMSGTTNGHLATQGFKTLEKRTGVRLADLAEEHEGKQITFADTQGPPVPVITSPEWSGSETGGRRYSPFTINVERRKPWHTLTGRMHFYLDHDWMTELGEGLPVYRPPLNMAALFSEPSLGNVSNGAGAAEVEGLTVRYLTPHNKWSIHSEYQDNLFMLSLSRGGQNIWMSDRDAAKVGIQDNDWIEAVNRNGVVVARAIVSHRMPEGTVYMYHAQDRLIDVPIAETSGKRGGIHNSLTRILVKPSHVIGGYAQLTFAFNYLGPTGNQRDEVTVIRKRSQNVEY is encoded by the coding sequence CTGGTGCGCACCCGTCGCTACTTCACCAAGGGCACGGTGTCCGAGGACCTGCGGACCCTCACGAAGCGGGGTGGCCGCCAGGCCGACGACTTCTACCGGGACCGGTGGAGCCACGACAAGGTGGTCCGCTCGACTCACGGGGTGAACTGCACCGGGTCCTGCTCGTGGAAGGTCTACGTCAAGGACGGCATCATCACCTGGGAGACCCAACAGACCGACTACCCGTCGGTCGGTCCGGATTCCCCGGAGTACGAGCCCCGCGGCTGCCCGCGCGGTGCGGCATTCTCCTGGTACACCTACTCGCCGACCCGGGTCCGCTATCCCTATGTCCGCGGCGTCCTTCTACAGATGTTCCGGGAGGGCAAGAGCCAGCACGACGGTGATCCGGTGCGCGCGTGGGAGCACATCGTCGAGAATCCGCAGCGGGCGAAGGCCTACAAGTCCGCCCGCGGCAAGGGTGGCCTCGTACGCGCCACCTGGGAGGAAGCATGCGAGATAGTCGCCGCCGCGCACGTCCACACGATCAAGAAATACGGCCCCGATCGGGTGGCCGGCTTCTCGCCCATTCCGGCGATGTCGATGGTCTCGCACGCGTCGGGTGCACGCTTCGTGAACCTGGTCGGTGGCTCGATGCTGAGCTTCTACGACTGGTACGCCGACCTCCCGGTCGCCTCCCCGCAGGTCTTCGGCGACCAGACCGACGTTCCCGAGTCGGGCGACTGGTGGAACGCCGGCTACTTGATCATGTGGGGCTCCAACCTCCCGGTCACCCGCACCCCCGACGCGCACTGGATGACCGAGGCCCGCTACCGCGGCCAGAAGGTGATCGCGGTCGCTCCCGACTACGCCGACAACGTGAAGTTCGCCGACGAGTGGCTGCCGGCCAGACCAGGCACCGACGGCGCGTTGGCCATGGCGATGGGCCACGTCGTGCTCAAGGAGTTCTTCGTCGACCGGCAGACACCGTATTTCACCGAGTACGTCAAGACCTACACGGATCTGCCGTACCTGGTGAAGCTCGACGACGCTGGTGACGGCGCATTCACTGCGGGCAAGTTCCTGACGGCCGCCGACCTGGCCTCAGCCGGCGCGGCGCAGGAGAACGCCGCCTTCAAAACCGTTCTCATCGACGCACGCACCGGTGAGCCGGTCGTCCCGAACGGCTCGCTCGGTCACCGGTTCGGCGACGCCGGTATCGGCCGCTGGAACCTCGAACTCGGCGACGTCGACCCGCAGCTCTCCCTGCTCGAGGGCGCCGAGGAGACGGTCCTGGTGCAGATGCCACGCTTCGACACTGCGGACGGAGCAGCCGCCGACCTACCCCGCGGCGTTCCGGTCCGCCGTGTCAATGGGCACCTCGTCACCACGGTCTTCGACCTGCTGCTCGCGCAGTACGGCGTCGGCCGTGACGGCCTGCCGGGGCAATGGGCCCGCGGCTACGACGACGCGGACGCGCCGTACACCCCCGCATGGCAGGAAGTGATTACCGGTGTCCGGGCCTCTACCGCTGCCCGGATCGGGCGGGAGTTCGCCGCGAACGCCGAGGAGTCACGTGGCCGATCGATGATCGTCATGGGGGCTGGCACGAACCACTGGTTCCACTCCGACACGATCTACCGCGCGTTTCTGACTCTGACCAACCTCACCGGATGCCAGGGCGTCAACGGCGGCGGCTGGGCGCACTACGTCGGGCAGGAGAAGGTCCGTCCGATCACGGGCTACACGCAGATCGCCAACGCCCTCGACTGGAGCCGGCCGCCACGCAACATGATCCAGACGGCTTTCTGGTACTTGCACACCAACCAGTTCCGGTACGACCAGTTCGGCGCCGACACCCTTGCCGCCACTACGGGCAAGGGCCAGCTGGCAGGAAAGTCCACGGCCGATGTGATCGCCCAGAGCGCGCGGATGGGCTGGATGCCGTCATACCCCACGTTCGACCGCAACCCGCTCGACCTCGCCGACGATGCGGCCGCCGCCGGTAAACCGGTGGGCGCGTACGTCGTGGAGCAGCTCAAGTCCGGCGAGCTCGACTTCGCCGGTGAGGACCCGGACGCACCACAGAACTATCCGCGCATCCTGTCGATCTGGCGGGCCAACCTGCTCGGCTCGTCGGGAAAGGGCAACGAGTACTTTCTCAAGCACCTACTCGGCACCGACTCGTCCATACGGGCGACCGAGACTCCAGAGGACCAGCGCCCGGTCGACGTGACCTGGCGAGACGAGGCACCCGAGGGCAAGCTCGACCTGCTCATGACGATCGACTTCCGGCAGACCAGCACCACGATCTTTTCCGACGTCGTTCTCCCGGCGGCAACCTGGTACGAGAAGCACGACCTCAACACCACCGACATGCACCCCTTCGTGCACTCCTTCAACCCGGCGATCGCGCCCCCATGGCAGACGCGGACCGACTGGGACGCCTGGCAGAGCATCGCAGCGAAGTTCAGCGAGCTCGCCGCGACCCACCTCGGCGTGCGCAAGGACGTCGTCGCAGTCCCACTCACCCACGACACGGCGGACGCGATGGCAAACCCGCACGGCGTGGTGCGTGACTGGAAAATGGGCGAGTGCGAACCGATCCCCGGCGTCACCATGCCCAAGCTCGTCGAGGTCGAACGTGACTACGGCGCGATCGCCGAGAAGATGAACGCGCTCGGCCCTCTGGTCGACACCCTCGGTGCGACCACCAAGGGCGTCACATTCGAGCTAGGCAAGGAGGTCGATTACCTGCGGCGCAAGAACGGCGCCGTTCGCGGCGGCGTGGCCGACGGCCGGCCGTCGCTGAAGAAGGACGTCAACGTCTGCGAGGCAATCCTGGCCATGTCCGGGACCACCAACGGGCATCTGGCTACTCAGGGGTTCAAAACGCTCGAGAAGCGCACCGGTGTCCGGCTGGCCGACCTCGCCGAGGAGCACGAAGGCAAGCAGATCACCTTTGCCGACACCCAGGGGCCACCGGTGCCGGTGATCACCTCACCGGAGTGGTCGGGCTCCGAGACGGGCGGGCGACGGTACTCGCCGTTCACCATCAACGTGGAACGCAGGAAGCCCTGGCACACCCTGACCGGCCGGATGCATTTCTACCTGGATCACGACTGGATGACCGAGCTCGGCGAGGGCCTGCCCGTCTACCGGCCACCGCTAAACATGGCGGCACTGTTCTCGGAACCGTCGCTCGGGAATGTTTCCAACGGGGCGGGAGCCGCCGAGGTCGAAGGGCTCACGGTGCGGTACCTGACCCCGCACAACAAATGGTCCATCCACTCGGAGTATCAGGACAACCTGTTCATGCTGTCGCTCTCACGCGGGGGCCAGAACATCTGGATGAGCGATCGCGACGCGGCCAAGGTCGGCATCCAGGACAACGACTGGATCGAGGCGGTCAACCGCAACGGGGTCGTGGTCGCCCGGGCGATCGTGTCGCATCGGATGCCCGAGGGCACGGTCTACATGTACCACGCACAGGACCGGTTGATCGACGTACCGATCGCCGAGACCTCGGGCAAACGGGGCGGCATCCACAACTCCCTGACCCGGATCCTGGTGAAGCCGTCCCACGTCATCGGCGGCTACGCCCAGCTCACGTTCGCTTTCAACTATCTCGGCCCGACAGGCAACCAACGCGACGAGGTCACGGTCATCCGCAAGCGCTCACAGAACGTGGAGTACTGA
- the narJ gene encoding nitrate reductase molybdenum cofactor assembly chaperone: MSLLLDYPDSEMLARLDLIRGASQRLPVAIGDSIREFADHVEQTPLPQLQAQYVETFDNRRRCNLFLTYFAHGDTRKRGLALLRFKQTYLSAGYELDNSELPDHLCVVLEFAATVDQERGRSLILDHRAGLELLRVSLVDMSSPWAALIDAVTATLPALRGDERDAVRRLAAEGPPEEEVGLAPFAAPQFSAGAAPKPTFLSMPSFPGARR; this comes from the coding sequence GTGTCGCTGCTGCTCGACTACCCAGACTCCGAGATGCTGGCGCGCCTCGACCTGATCCGGGGCGCCTCGCAGCGGCTGCCGGTGGCCATCGGGGACTCGATCCGCGAGTTCGCGGACCACGTGGAACAGACACCCCTGCCGCAGCTACAGGCCCAGTACGTCGAGACGTTCGACAACCGTCGCCGGTGCAACCTGTTCCTGACCTACTTCGCCCACGGGGACACCCGCAAGCGAGGGCTGGCCCTGCTGCGGTTCAAGCAGACCTACCTCAGCGCCGGCTACGAGCTCGACAACTCGGAGTTGCCCGATCACCTCTGCGTGGTGCTGGAGTTCGCGGCGACCGTGGATCAGGAGCGTGGTCGAAGCCTGATACTCGATCACCGGGCCGGGCTCGAGCTGCTGCGCGTCTCGCTCGTCGACATGTCTTCTCCCTGGGCGGCCCTCATCGACGCGGTCACTGCGACCCTGCCTGCCCTGCGCGGCGACGAGCGGGACGCCGTACGCCGTCTCGCCGCCGAAGGCCCCCCTGAGGAGGAAGTGGGACTGGCACCGTTCGCCGCCCCGCAGTTCAGCGCCGGCGCCGCACCGAAACCGACCTTCTTGTCCATGCCGTCATTCCCAGGAGCACGCCGATGA
- a CDS encoding hemerythrin domain-containing protein codes for MTAIDDLTREHDLVVNLIGEVRAAHAATDTARMAELARQITNVLEPHTYVEEHGLFPMLAADFPDQVMALQADHRHIEAVLGEAGGGAPADPGWPARLVETLHLLREHILKEQDGVFPAALASLNPEDWDAVDTLRATVGTLLPAPGR; via the coding sequence GTGACCGCGATCGACGATCTGACCCGCGAACACGATCTGGTCGTCAACCTCATCGGTGAGGTCCGTGCCGCGCACGCCGCTACCGACACCGCTCGGATGGCAGAACTGGCCCGGCAGATCACCAACGTCCTGGAACCACACACTTATGTCGAGGAGCACGGCCTGTTCCCGATGTTGGCCGCCGACTTCCCCGATCAGGTCATGGCCTTGCAAGCCGATCACCGGCACATCGAAGCGGTCCTCGGCGAAGCCGGCGGCGGCGCACCCGCCGACCCTGGCTGGCCCGCCCGGCTCGTCGAGACCCTCCACCTGCTCCGCGAGCACATCCTCAAAGAGCAGGACGGCGTCTTTCCGGCCGCTCTCGCCAGCCTGAACCCCGAGGACTGGGACGCTGTCGACACCCTCCGGGCGACGGTAGGCACATTGTTGCCCGCTCCCGGTCGCTGA
- the narI gene encoding respiratory nitrate reductase subunit gamma: MNEFLFVVVPYICLTTFVVGHLWRYRYDKFGWTTRSSQLYENRLLRIGSPLFHFGMLGVVGGHIIGLLVPQSWTDAIGISEHSYHVVAVTGGLLAGVAALAGMVILIYRRRTVGPVFSATTRMDKVMYAFLAVVIVLGMWNTIAGSIMTFGGEYNYREGVSVWYRSFLAFQPDASLMASAPLGFQLHALAAFGLFALWPFTRLVHVFSAPVGYLTRPYIVYRSRDDQLGSHRPRRGWDRISQ, encoded by the coding sequence ATGAACGAGTTCCTCTTCGTCGTGGTTCCCTACATCTGCCTGACGACCTTCGTCGTCGGGCACCTGTGGCGCTACCGCTACGACAAGTTTGGGTGGACCACCCGGTCGAGCCAGCTCTACGAGAACCGGCTGCTGCGCATCGGGAGCCCGCTGTTCCACTTCGGGATGCTCGGAGTCGTCGGCGGCCACATCATCGGGCTCCTCGTGCCGCAGTCGTGGACGGACGCGATCGGGATCAGCGAGCACAGCTATCACGTGGTGGCCGTCACCGGCGGTCTGCTCGCAGGCGTCGCAGCGCTGGCCGGCATGGTGATCCTGATCTACCGCCGCCGCACGGTCGGTCCCGTCTTCTCCGCGACCACTCGAATGGACAAGGTGATGTATGCCTTCCTCGCCGTCGTGATCGTGCTCGGGATGTGGAACACCATCGCCGGCTCGATCATGACCTTCGGTGGTGAGTACAACTACCGTGAGGGCGTCTCGGTCTGGTACCGCTCGTTCCTGGCCTTCCAGCCGGACGCCAGCTTGATGGCGAGCGCACCGCTCGGCTTCCAGCTGCACGCACTGGCCGCCTTCGGCCTCTTCGCACTGTGGCCGTTCACCCGACTCGTACACGTGTTCAGCGCACCCGTGGGCTACCTGACCCGCCCCTACATCGTCTACCGCAGCCGCGATGACCAGCTGGGCAGCCACCGGCCTCGGCGCGGCTGGGACCGAATCTCACAATGA
- a CDS encoding Ada metal-binding domain-containing protein encodes MLGDPQSQYEAIQRREERLDGSFLTAVKTTGTYCRPSCRAKTPRTQNVDFHPTAASAQLAGRPRRRLTATCSPCRARIR; translated from the coding sequence ATGCTTGGTGATCCGCAGTCGCAGTACGAGGCGATCCAACGACGCGAGGAACGACTCGATGGCAGCTTTCTCACCGCGGTGAAGACGACCGGCACCTACTGTCGTCCATCGTGCCGCGCCAAGACCCCTCGCACGCAAAACGTCGACTTTCACCCGACAGCGGCCAGCGCCCAGCTCGCTGGACGGCCACGGCGGCGTTTGACCGCCACGTGCAGCCCATGCCGGGCCAGGATCCGATAG
- a CDS encoding MDR/zinc-dependent alcohol dehydrogenase-like family protein translates to MEAVGTPQTFELCTRLVRPGGRVANIGVHGKPATLHLEDLWIRNVTLTTGLVDTYSTPRLLDMLVAGQLDSAHMVTHRFALEQIAEAYDVFAGAAETGALKVVLTR, encoded by the coding sequence ATGGAGGCGGTCGGCACACCGCAGACCTTCGAACTCTGCACGAGGCTGGTGCGGCCCGGCGGGCGAGTCGCCAACATCGGCGTACACGGCAAGCCGGCGACTCTGCACCTCGAGGACCTGTGGATCCGCAACGTCACCCTCACCACCGGGCTCGTGGACACGTACTCCACCCCGAGGCTGCTCGACATGCTGGTCGCGGGACAGCTCGACTCGGCCCACATGGTCACCCATCGGTTCGCACTGGAGCAGATCGCCGAGGCGTACGACGTCTTCGCAGGCGCGGCGGAAACGGGCGCGCTCAAAGTCGTCCTCACGCGCTGA
- the narH gene encoding nitrate reductase subunit beta, whose product MRVMAQMAMVMNLDKCIGCHTCSVTCKQAWTNRTGTEYIWFNNVETRPGLGYPRTYEDQEKWKGGWELNKRGRLVLKGGGRFKKLFNIFSNPKLPSIGEYYEPWTYDYSTLTDAPAQEHTPVARPKSLISGKDMKIEWSANWDDDLGGSTATAHRDPMLKKISDKVKFEFKQTFMFYLPRICEHCLNPSCAASCPSGAIYKRVEDGIVLVDQDKCRGWRMCVSGCPYKKIYFNHKTGKAEKCTFCFPRIEVGLPTVCSETCVGRLRYIGLMLYDADKVLEAAAVEDDHGLYEAQREVFLDPFDPDVMREAEKAGIARDWIDAAQRSPIYALINTYKVALPLHPEYRTMPMVWYIPPLSPVVDVVQETGEDAEDKGNLFAAIDALRIPIEYLAELFTAGDVGPVDAVLKKLAAMRCYMRDINMGRDPDGTIPAAVGMSEEEMYDMYRLLAIAKYDERYVIPPAHAEQAHSLEELATECSVSAYGGGQQDLFGEGSGAPTPIAVENFQMLQDRQTADTLASPADKGARVNLLNWDGKGSPEGLFPPRETDS is encoded by the coding sequence ATGCGCGTCATGGCCCAGATGGCGATGGTGATGAACCTCGACAAGTGCATCGGTTGCCACACCTGCTCGGTGACCTGCAAACAGGCGTGGACCAACCGCACCGGCACCGAATACATCTGGTTCAACAACGTGGAAACCCGCCCCGGCCTCGGCTACCCCCGGACGTACGAGGATCAGGAGAAGTGGAAGGGCGGCTGGGAGCTCAACAAGCGCGGCAGGCTGGTGCTCAAGGGCGGCGGGCGGTTCAAGAAGCTGTTCAATATCTTTTCCAACCCCAAGCTTCCCTCGATCGGGGAGTACTACGAACCATGGACCTATGACTACTCCACGCTCACTGATGCCCCTGCTCAGGAGCACACGCCGGTCGCTCGTCCGAAGTCGCTGATCTCGGGCAAGGACATGAAGATCGAGTGGTCGGCCAACTGGGACGACGACCTCGGTGGGTCCACCGCGACCGCACACCGTGACCCGATGCTGAAGAAGATCAGCGACAAGGTCAAATTCGAGTTCAAGCAGACCTTCATGTTCTATCTGCCGCGGATCTGCGAGCACTGTCTGAACCCGTCGTGTGCGGCGTCATGCCCAAGCGGGGCGATCTACAAACGTGTGGAGGACGGCATCGTCCTGGTCGACCAGGACAAGTGCCGGGGCTGGCGGATGTGCGTGTCAGGCTGCCCGTACAAGAAGATCTACTTCAACCACAAGACCGGCAAGGCCGAGAAGTGCACGTTCTGCTTCCCGCGCATCGAGGTCGGCCTGCCGACCGTCTGCTCCGAGACGTGCGTCGGCCGGCTGCGCTACATCGGCCTGATGCTCTACGACGCCGACAAGGTCCTCGAGGCGGCGGCGGTCGAGGACGACCACGGACTCTACGAGGCGCAACGTGAGGTCTTCCTGGACCCCTTCGACCCCGACGTCATGCGGGAGGCGGAGAAGGCAGGGATCGCCCGCGACTGGATCGACGCCGCGCAGCGCTCCCCGATCTACGCCCTGATCAACACCTATAAGGTGGCGCTGCCGCTGCACCCGGAATACCGCACGATGCCGATGGTCTGGTACATCCCACCGCTCTCCCCCGTGGTCGACGTCGTACAGGAGACCGGCGAGGACGCCGAGGACAAGGGCAACCTGTTCGCGGCGATCGACGCCCTGCGCATTCCCATCGAATACCTCGCGGAGCTCTTCACCGCGGGCGATGTGGGGCCGGTCGACGCCGTACTCAAGAAGCTGGCCGCTATGCGCTGCTACATGCGCGACATCAACATGGGCCGCGACCCGGACGGCACCATCCCGGCCGCGGTCGGCATGAGCGAGGAGGAGATGTACGACATGTACCGGCTCCTCGCGATCGCCAAGTACGACGAGCGCTACGTCATCCCTCCGGCGCACGCCGAGCAGGCACACTCCCTGGAAGAACTGGCGACCGAGTGCTCGGTCTCCGCGTACGGCGGCGGACAGCAGGACCTCTTCGGCGAGGGCTCCGGCGCACCGACGCCGATCGCCGTCGAGAACTTCCAGATGCTCCAGGACCGTCAGACAGCCGACACGCTCGCTTCGCCCGCCGACAAGGGCGCGCGCGTCAACCTGCTGAACTGGGACGGCAAGGGCTCACCCGAAGGACTCTTCCCGCCACGGGAGACAGACTCGTGA
- a CDS encoding MFS transporter, translating into MSTRDPRAASPGAVQAAGGQRTVMLVLATVGFAVNFWAWALLSPLAPKFKDTLGLSAFQQALLVAVPVVVGSLGRIPVGALTDRFGGRVMFPLVSLTTIVPVLYLGLSGHTSLAGLLVGGFFLGVGGTAFAVGVPFVNAWFPPERRGLAIGVFGAGMGGTAISALTTVKLVTAGRTATPFVVTAIALSAYALVAALLLRDAPGQALPSGTLSRRLAGTARLRVTRQAAALYAVLFGGYVAFSVYLPAYLKTAYGLTQADAANRMAGFVLLAVVMRPIGGWLADRLAPTRVLAASLAVVVVGAAVQAFTPGLAPLGTIAFLSMAAALGAGSGATFALVALLAPQNQVGSVTGIVGAAGGLGGFVPPLIMGAIYGQYGSYALGLAALAVVALAALALTVTAVAKNVSQTSVGVQDPATRPNSGKGSAVHV; encoded by the coding sequence ATGAGCACACGGGATCCCCGCGCAGCTTCGCCGGGCGCAGTGCAGGCAGCCGGCGGGCAGCGGACGGTGATGCTCGTCCTGGCCACCGTCGGGTTCGCAGTCAACTTCTGGGCCTGGGCCCTGCTCAGCCCGCTGGCTCCCAAGTTCAAGGACACGCTGGGTCTCAGCGCGTTCCAGCAAGCTCTGCTGGTCGCAGTCCCGGTCGTGGTTGGCTCGCTGGGCCGGATCCCGGTCGGGGCGTTGACCGACCGGTTCGGGGGCCGGGTCATGTTCCCGCTGGTCTCCCTGACGACGATCGTCCCGGTGCTCTATCTGGGTCTGTCCGGGCACACCTCGCTGGCCGGGCTACTGGTCGGCGGGTTCTTCCTCGGCGTCGGCGGCACCGCCTTCGCCGTCGGCGTGCCGTTCGTCAACGCCTGGTTCCCGCCCGAGCGGCGGGGGTTGGCGATCGGGGTGTTCGGCGCCGGGATGGGCGGCACCGCGATCAGCGCGCTGACCACCGTCAAACTCGTCACCGCTGGGCGGACCGCGACCCCGTTCGTGGTCACCGCGATCGCCTTGAGCGCTTACGCGTTGGTGGCCGCGCTGCTATTGCGCGACGCACCCGGCCAGGCGCTCCCGTCAGGGACGCTGTCGCGGCGGCTGGCCGGCACCGCACGTCTGCGGGTCACCCGCCAGGCGGCCGCCCTGTATGCCGTCCTCTTCGGGGGCTACGTCGCGTTCTCCGTCTACCTGCCCGCCTACCTCAAGACCGCCTACGGGCTCACTCAGGCCGACGCCGCCAACCGGATGGCCGGCTTCGTGCTGCTCGCGGTGGTGATGCGCCCGATCGGCGGCTGGCTGGCCGACCGCCTCGCCCCGACCCGCGTCCTGGCCGCATCGCTCGCCGTGGTGGTCGTCGGCGCGGCTGTACAGGCGTTCACCCCCGGCCTCGCGCCGCTGGGTACCATCGCGTTCCTGTCCATGGCCGCAGCCTTGGGTGCTGGCAGCGGCGCGACCTTCGCCTTGGTCGCCCTGCTGGCACCGCAGAATCAGGTCGGCTCTGTTACCGGCATCGTCGGTGCCGCAGGCGGCCTCGGCGGGTTCGTCCCACCACTGATCATGGGTGCTATCTATGGCCAGTACGGGTCGTACGCTCTTGGCCTGGCCGCCCTCGCTGTGGTCGCACTCGCCGCGTTGGCGCTGACTGTCACGGCTGTCGCCAAGAACGTCAGCCAGACGTCCGTCGGCGTCCAGGACCCAGCGACCCGCCCCAACTCAGGCAAGGGAAGTGCTGTTCATGTGTGA
- a CDS encoding M48 family metallopeptidase produces MDHAGLHDRLGPHVGDRRPRRLCRTTHSCHCDLHSTLVPTKTTTPSKCPACAHDLVLLEAGALSWCSACRWNLDVYDPALAPWRGTRMIGRWGFRRGLEVDRAAHEQLLADPEARPAGTSSGEVWLLAASVVLALLGLAAAGYLVWLVVASDLPPGVRLAMAIPAVLILLLVKPSFGRVPKYGVITEREAPQLHRLVREVADAAGTPVPDVICADLSLNAGVARLGWRQRSVLVIGIPLWVMLPRPARASLLAHELGHLANGDPLRVRRTLLARTFGARAVAATGGRNPWRRAIRAADSLAEQGRGTVVLLGMIVHGIVALANVAAATAQLLVDSVAMPDSRHAEYRADLVARRVAGSAPFLRSSETVLLAGRIWQDLWHLAPRIDGEQLEAMAAEARQRLAAHLPLARQLSRRTTDLWSTHPSEDQRMALIEALPGVDGAVCVDDIRWAEIDTELAPWRRTAHNALLGTRDRF; encoded by the coding sequence ATGGATCACGCAGGTTTGCACGACCGTCTGGGGCCACACGTTGGTGACCGCAGACCACGCCGCCTTTGCCGGACCACGCACTCCTGTCACTGCGATCTACACTCCACCCTCGTGCCGACGAAGACGACGACGCCGAGCAAGTGTCCGGCGTGTGCCCACGACTTGGTATTGCTGGAGGCGGGGGCGCTCTCCTGGTGCTCTGCCTGCCGGTGGAACCTGGACGTGTACGACCCGGCCCTGGCTCCCTGGCGCGGCACCAGGATGATCGGCCGGTGGGGGTTCCGGCGAGGGCTGGAGGTCGATCGGGCGGCGCATGAGCAGCTGCTGGCCGACCCGGAGGCACGCCCGGCTGGGACGTCGTCGGGTGAGGTCTGGCTGTTGGCGGCCTCCGTGGTGTTGGCCCTGCTGGGGCTGGCGGCGGCGGGCTACCTCGTCTGGCTTGTCGTGGCCAGCGATCTGCCGCCGGGCGTCCGGCTGGCCATGGCGATCCCCGCTGTGCTCATCTTGCTGCTTGTCAAGCCGTCGTTCGGGCGGGTGCCGAAGTATGGCGTGATCACCGAGCGCGAGGCTCCGCAGTTGCACCGTCTGGTGCGGGAGGTCGCCGATGCCGCCGGGACACCGGTTCCCGACGTGATCTGCGCGGACCTGAGCCTCAACGCTGGTGTCGCCCGGCTGGGTTGGCGCCAGCGGTCGGTGCTCGTCATCGGAATCCCGCTGTGGGTGATGCTGCCGCGGCCGGCCCGGGCTTCGCTCCTGGCCCACGAGCTGGGTCACCTCGCCAACGGCGATCCGCTTCGGGTACGAAGGACCCTGCTGGCGAGGACGTTCGGCGCCCGGGCGGTAGCGGCCACCGGTGGGCGGAACCCCTGGCGGCGAGCCATTCGGGCGGCGGACTCGCTGGCCGAGCAGGGGAGGGGGACAGTCGTCCTCCTCGGGATGATCGTTCACGGAATCGTCGCTCTGGCCAATGTCGCCGCCGCGACCGCTCAGCTGCTCGTCGACAGCGTGGCGATGCCCGACAGCCGTCACGCCGAGTACCGGGCCGATCTAGTGGCCCGCAGGGTCGCCGGCAGCGCGCCCTTCCTCCGATCCTCCGAGACGGTCCTGCTTGCCGGCCGGATCTGGCAGGACTTGTGGCATCTGGCGCCACGTATCGACGGTGAGCAACTTGAGGCGATGGCGGCCGAAGCCCGGCAACGCCTGGCCGCCCACCTGCCGCTGGCCCGCCAGCTCAGCCGGCGAACCACCGACCTGTGGAGCACCCACCCGAGCGAAGACCAGAGGATGGCGCTGATCGAGGCCCTGCCTGGTGTCGACGGAGCCGTCTGCGTCGACGACATCCGTTGGGCCGAGATCGACACTGAACTCGCGCCGTGGCGCCGCACCGCGCACAACGCCCTCCTTGGAACCAGGGACCGGTTCTGA